The window AGGTCTATgaagagcaccacataatctggtactacaggTGGGAAGTTGCCcgtaggactatgtcctggctgctCAGTTGGTTCAGGTACCTTCATTAGTAGTGTGGTTTGGCGACATTATGTCGGGGTAGATTGAGGATTGATAGGAAcgtccatgtacaaaaatttcaacctgcgtgtaagatacacaaaggggcagtgttgagttgtttactttttactcacctagtggttgaaaaagtagcCACGTGAGGTAGGGCTCAACGCTAGCTTATCACGTAACGCACTTCGACCCAGAATGTTCTGAATATTGCTGATGTTGAGAATCGGCTGAATAACATGTGTTTTAGATCTTTAGACCAATAATCTAAAGAGTGTTTGGACCAATAGAGTTTTAAACCCAGAAAGTTTGGAATATCGCAGAATGTTAACATGTGTTTTAGATTTCCAGACCAATAATCCTACATCTAGATTGTTCAGGCCAATAGAATATAAAACCCATAAAGGTCTAAATATTGTTGAATGACATGTGTTTTAGATTTCCAGACCAACAATCTTacatgtagaatttaaaaaccTGAATGGTCTGAATAGCGCTGAATCCTAATCTGGCCTTAGAACTTATCCATCACTATTCCAGATATGGTGTCATTATGATTAAAAGACCACCTTTTTGGtcatatttaagatattattAAGCGTTTTACAAATTGTATATCCTCCAAAAGACTAATCTTTCGATCTTCTTCCAACTTCGAGATTTCTTAACTCAAAGTTAGAAAGAACTATTACTATCCAAAAAATATATCTCagcaaattgaaaaaatttttaaataacaagaaaacaatATCTGGAAAATTGAAGCAAGTATAACAGAGGTTATTTTAAAGTCCACAAATTGGACTTTTCAGATGGCATAACAAATGTTTTCGGGCTGTCAAACTTGATGTAATGGAGAAATTCGTATTTTCGGGGTCAGGTCAATCCTTTAATCTCTAGGTTAACAATTTGTTAGCCAATGTTACATAGGAGACATGGCCTTATATGGAAGACAGGTCCTTATGTGAGAGACAGGTCCTTATGTGATTTTCCGAAGTAATCTCTAGGTCACattgaaattttacttaataccAACATAAATACATTACCGATTAGTTGATTAACTCTTCTTTCGGGTTTAAGGGTTAGTCATGAAccgatttttgaaaattatgaaCTATATTAATGTAGGTCATTTACAGAGAGTATAAATGGACCGACTTTTTATCAAGTATCTTAATTACATTTAGATTAAGGATTCGATTTAGTCTACGAGGCTAAAACCAGAGGATCGGTAGAAAGTTTTGAACCCTAAGGTGTATGTATATCAAAAACGTTGTTCTGCATATTTTATCCGGTGAATTCACCGGTCTGGTGGTAATATATGAAAATCGTTCTTCTggatattcatatttttattagaagGAAATATTCAGCTCAAAtcgtttaaacaatttttttttaatttttcccattttttacAGGCAATCCATTTAGGTTTACTCCTAAGTACCTTTATTTTCTCCATGGCCAGTGCTAAATACGatagtttaatatttatggCATTAGCGGGTGCAGCTCTAGTTTGGACCACAGTGGTATCACACAACTACTTTCACAAACGTGACAACTGGCAAATGTATGCTTTCAATTTAAGTATGATGAATTTTACAGCGTGGCGTATATCCCATTCTCTATCACATCACATCTATCCAAATTCATATATTGATCTGGAACTATCAATGTTTGAACCACTTTTGTGTTGGGTACCAAGTCcacatataaaaagtaaaatgatgCGCTATGTATCGTGGGTAACTGAGCCGTTTGCCTATATGATTGCATTTTTCCTGCAACTACTAACAAGGTTCGTATTTTAATTACGAAACTTCAGAAATATTATCAGAATAACTTTGttctttttgtataatttcagaattttttattCCCTACGTAAGACGAATATTATGTACTGGCATGATTTAATCTGTCTTTCTTTGCCTCTATCCATGTATTTATGTTCGAATTATTCCATTTTCTGGTGTTTGCGTCAATGGATCTTTATAACAGCCATAGCTAGTTTTTCTTTCTGTGTTATTGGCTTAAATGCCGCCCATCATGATCCGGAAATATTCCATGAAGGTGATGCCAATCGTGAAGATCGTGATTGGGGTCTTTATCAAGTCGATACTATAATCGATCGTGGCGATCTTAAAGGTTCTCAGTTCTTGGTCTTGACCCACTTTGGTGATCATGTTCTGCATCATTTATTCCCTACATTAGATCATGGCATTTTGCCTCAATTGTATCCTGTACTTTACGAAACATTGGAGGAATTTAAATGTGAACTAAGAGAAATTAATCATTTGGAACATATTATTGGTCAACACAAACAGTTACTGAGAATTGAAACTAATCCTAAACCTCCGGGTTCTAAAtagatttgaaaaaatttctttgataagttaattaaatttaggttttaaaaataataaatattataaaaatgtggTCTCATCTATTTTTTCTGCGGGGATCAGCTAAAGGATACACCTTTCCATGTGTTGCTAATCCTATTGAAGCATTTTTTGATATCATAACTTGTGTTATAGTTAGGTAAAcattatatttctgtttctgggtcttcagtATAGAACCTCAGACCCACTTTTTACCGCTtcaccaagacattctatctgggatcagatCATATTCTGTGTCTGATATACGATGAACGCATTGCACGTCTTATATCCAATCTGCATGTACTCTAAACTCCCTGTggtagtttgatattacactttgGTTCCAAAGCAGTCATCCATTTTTATAGCCAAATCGTCATATTAGAACTAAGACCCTATTTCACACTATAGTCTTCCTACATATCGACCAGCACTggtgtgccttgttgatcctatcctctatgtggtgtttccattttaaattttggtattacacctaagtacttaactttgtttGTCACCGTTATCTTCTTGTCTAggaaggttttaagtaggaaggacgtaagacttatctgGTTCTGGTATAAATATGAACCTTGGATCTTGTAATTTAAATGGGTTATATGTCAATTCTAAGAATGCAGTGAATATCTGTGACAGATGTAGGGAAACTGCCGAAAAAATGTCACCtggccctgcagctttataaGAAGCAAAGCTCTTGATTGCTCCCTTAACCATGCTCAGTTGGTTACTACAGTTTGAGAAGAGTTATTTGTAAAGAATTTGGAGTGTTTTGGAATGACATAATAGTTGTTTAAACTACTTGACCTACTCTCGGCTTAAGTCTAGAAGCTAATCCGGATCGGATGATACAATGTCATTCTTCTTACAATATTGTAGCTCTGCATACTATGAATCTTTatatattaatgttatttattggtttccATGCCTTTGGAAAAGAGTTAGCTGATACCTAAACATCAACTCGCCAAAGGATTACTTCTATTGTGACCGAAAATAACTTGCGGGCTTGCAAAGTGAGTCGGAACTAATCAGAAGCGGGGCTTATAAAagattcttttagaaaaatcgCGTGTAGGGTAACATTTTCTTCcgacgaatgtatcatttatgatcagaaaatgagctCTAAAACGACCAGTATTTAGACTCATAAATTACTCAAAATAGATGCAAAAATCAGAAGTGGGACTCATAAAAGAGTCTTTTAGGATATTCGCGGGTAGGGTACCATTTTCTCCATACAAATGTGATCAGAAAATGAGTGCATTAAggatcattttaatttttgcagaagagtcataaatgactcgaatgtgatcaacattttcaaaaaattctagcTGAGTAGCAAGCTGACATGTACATATCTTTATCAAGATCAATATCAATGTCCGGGTAGTCTGCAATTTAATTTCTCCTATTGTCCTCATGCACTAGAACCCGTATTGTTGCGACTGTGAAATGTCAGATTTGAGATCAAATTGGAAGATATTTTAAACTTATCGAGGCAAAGTCCCATATTTTGGTGTAGACTGTTATCGCACTATCCCGAAGCTCAGTTCATGCACCCCAGTTATGTCTTGTCGGTATTTGGTTTcgaaaagttctttaaaatgtttattgcgTAATTTTCCTATTGTTGGTATTCTAACAtctggttaaaaaaaaaacaaaattataattatctGAAGAAATCTATCACTTGAAGTTCTGAAGGGTTATCAATCTTGTATTTTCAGATCTAGTCTAACTACTCATATTTTagttctatttatttaaaagaaattatagtcggacctgtttcaaaaagtaaaatgtgatttagtttataaaacatttgagttgaattataccttgcctcagctatatttaagccatttattgttgaataaaactgtggacattaaagtcaaattttgaaggtgggtttttataggggctagggtcaaatgagaccctatAATTCAAGAGTTCAAGAGGGTCATAAAGACTAGTATATAACTTAGTTTTGCTGcttcaaattttgaagggggcttttttgTTCGTtaatggttagtgttctagtcaggcagaccggaggtggtgggttcgattcccacccgtgtcACGAGTTAAAGAGCACACAACAGGCCCAATAGAGTCCTAAATGTATTTCTTCGggtttgatgtgtatacatcctcctttcaaactaacgaactaactacaaacttcagcacaaacccaatataccctccaccacttAATATctcaattttcttttgttaccTATTCGTATTTCATAGTTTTAATTGAAAGACTTTAtatagttgttttttaattgatttacatttattttgttccttttttgtATACTTGTtcctttcttttaatttattttatattttaaatattatcattattatgtatatttttaaattatttaaatttaaatgttttgattaattaaaaaaataacataaacataAGCGCCATAAGATGAGGGTGTTTATTAgtttgtttgtgtttgtgtCTCTGTGTTGTTGTAATGTTGAGTGAGTGAGTGATTGATTGATTGAGTCAGTGtaaaagagagaaagagaatgGGTAGAAATAGAAGTAAAATGTGCAAAAGTTGTTTATTGATTAAACTGTATGGAGTCCTTTTGTATGAATGCATGTGTTCGTTCTCCAATATCAGTCAAATATCAATGTGTATGTGTGAGTGTAAAGTGtgcattttacaataaatacataaataaataacatttcttttggttttattttgttttgtttttttttttaaatattcttatttattgAAGATGTGTAGTaaatgtgtgttttgttttattataaatttctcttttttcgactttcgacACAGACAACTAGACAACTAGATTTAAACCtaaacgtacatatgtatggatAGTATTAAGTTTTATGACGGGGCTTAAGTCATGTTTttcataatacaaaaaattattataattttatatatatatatataaaaaaattaaacatttttcttgtgtttttttttaatttttcatttacaacAATATGAGTAAAGGTTGTGTGTTCTGATGTCAGAGAGCATGTATGGCGAAAGTTACTACACTAGGAAAATTCATTCTTTCTTCTTTCCACTTTtcatcattatttttgttttgtccttGTTAGGCTTCTTATGTTggtattttacaaaatacatttaGTTGGATACTATCTCTAGTattagtatatatattatttttggtttttgagtttttgttgttgtgataTTTATGCCTAAGTGCATTCTTATCCTCCCGTCGTTCGATTGTTTatagttgttgatgttttttttttaataaattttttaaattgttttttatttctttttttaattagaaaaacaaaaagtgttgtaaaatatttataaattaaagtaaaataaaataattatgaaatagtattaataaaataaattaaaatgttttaatggcATTTAGAAATCTTCGGGAGCAAGGTCGAATCTTGGTGGGAAAGCCATACCGTCCAATTGTGGCCGCACGGACATAGCACGGGGCTGTAGAGGGGAAGAGAGACAAAacgaatttattaaatataaatatatttcaacacAAGGTTAAAAAGAATGAAGCATGCATGATTAAACAAACAATGAGAGAAAGAgagataaatgaaaaaaaaatacatcaccaagagaacaacaataacaacaagataTTACTGAATACTTTACAATACAAAACTCAAAATGAGAGGAATATTGTATAGAGAAAGGGAAAGAGAAATAAATTTCTCCTCGAATGATCGAGTTTTGGAAAGTGAAATGACAGGATcatgaatttgtattttttgtttctttaaacttCTCATAACAGAAAAATGAGAATGAAAGACAAGGTGGTGAGAGGAAAACAAACAACTCAACACGTTACAAGTGCAAGTAATGATAATTcaatgtatatgtatgcatcatatatgtgtgtgtattcaTTCAATGATTTGACACGCAACATTGGCTGTTTTCTTTTGGGTTCGGGATTTGCAGGATTTGAGAAAAATGGGCCTCTTGGCCACTTCGAAACTTACAAATGTAATGAAAGATTGTTTACTGGTCCAGCACACTTTTGCGACCACCTTTAGACGCTGCCGGCTATTGTTGttgtacacacacacatacatatacaattattatagtagtagtaattgttgttgtagtagtagtatagttgtaataataataaaattatcatattATATCGTTATAAAAAAAGCAGAGATATTTCTAATTCAGCTCGATTTCTACTGATCTGACTATgacactttttgtttttttttaattgcgaTGAGATTGATGCTTTTGGTGATGAAATAGTTTGGGTTTTGTAAGctggttgtttatttttttttattttttttaaatatatttttttttcgatttggtttaaagtaataaattgaATGTTGAATGTTGCATTTCTTTTGTTGAAAAAGAGATGCATAAAGCTTTTACTTATGATCTAgtttctctttttgtttttttttctaattgaaTCTCTATGTGGACCGTGTGAATCATTTACAGTGCCATTTTGCGTAATTTAAATCTGGATGTGGTAATAATTGCAAgagattttgttttgaaatagaaTAATAAAGAGAAAATGATCGTTATTATTTGGCAAATGGTTGGCAGTTGATAAAAAAGCATTCGAATTTAGAGATGGATGATTTTGGTTTGGACACTTACCGCGGGGCTGGCACCACGACCAACGGAACCGGCACGTCCCTTGGCACGGAATTTGCTGATGGCTTGTTCAGCCAAATCGGCACGTTCTTCGGCTTCTTCAAGTTCTTGTTGGGCTTTGCGGAATTTGGCCAAGTTGAGGGCGGCGATTTCTTCGGCTTCTTCGATTTGCCTCTTGTATGTCTTGATCTTTTGTTGGAGTTTGTCAACCAAGTCTTGCATACGTTCGTGGTTCTTGCGATCTTCTTCGGATTGGAAGCTCAATTCCTTAACGCGACGTTCGGATTTGCGGAGGTTCTTTTGGGCATCGGCGTGTCTTCTTTGTTCACCATCCAATTCGTTCTCCAATTCGCGGACACGTTGTTCCAATTTTTGGATAGCCTTCTTGCCACCCTTGAGGGCGTTGGCTTCAGCTTCATCCAAACGGACTTGCAATTCCTTGATTTGTTGTTCAAGGGCCTTTCTGAGTTTCTCTTGGGTTTGGGCGTGGTCTTGTTCAGCGCGGAGTTCATCAGCAAGACGGGCAGCATCAACCATAGCCTTCTTGGCCTTCTCTTCGGAGTTCTTGGCTTCGTTCAACAATTCATCCAAATCAGAGTGGAGTGTTTGGAGTTCAGATTCCAATTTCCTCTTGGCAGCGGAGATGGAGGCGTTTTGGGCGGAAACTTCGTTGAGTTGTTCGTGGGCATCGGCCAATTCTTGTTCGGCTTGGCGACGACCGCGATCGGCTTGTTCGAGGAGGGTGCGGGATTCTTCCAATTCGTTTTGGAGGGCGTTGGCACGACGTTCAGAGATACCCAATTGTTCGCGGGCATCATCACGAGCTCTTTGTTCTTCTTCAAGGGCGGTTTGGATGTCCTTGAGTTGTTGTTGGTAGCGTTTGATGTTCTTTTGGGCCTCGGCGTTAGCCTAATTATAATGATATAAATACAAGTATTTAGTAAAATAGTTTCGTAATAAGGACAGCTCTTGTATATATGAGAAGCTTTGTGTGTGTTAAGAAACTTACCTTGTTGGCGTGATCCAAAGCAATTTCCAATTCGTTGATGTCGGCTTCCAACTTCTTCTTCATGCGAAGGGCCTCAGCCTTACCCTTGGCTTCGGCTTCGAGGGAGGCTTGCATGGAGTCGAGAGCACGTTGGTGGTTCTTGCGGGTGTTTTCGAATTCTTCTTCCTTCTCTTGGATGCGGCGATCGATTTCTTGACGAACTTGAGACAATTCCAATTGAGCGCGCAATACCTTGTTTTCTTCTTGTTCCAAAGCAGCTTCAGCTTCTTCGAGGGCGGCTTGGAGTTCATCCTTTTCGGCTTCCAAGCGTTTGCGAGCCTTTTCGATTTCGTGGATGTTGCGGCCACCTTCACCGATTTGGTCGAGCAAGTCCTTAACTTCATCAGCCAAGTTCTTGTTTTCACGACGGACGGCTTCCAATTGTTCTTGGCCTTCTTCGTAGGCACCCTTGAGACGGAACAATTCGGTGGAGTAGTTGCGGCATTCCTTTTGGGAGGCATCAAGTTCAGCAGCCAAATCGTCAACCTTGAGTTTCCATTCGCCAATGATCTTGTCGAAGGCCTTTTGTTTCTTCTCGGCAGCGTTGGCAATAGCGTTGGCACGGTCGACTTCCAATTGCAAGTCTTCGACTTCGGTGGACAAGCGTTGCTTGGTCTTTTCGAGGCCAATGCATTTTTGGTTGAGGGATTCGATGGTTTCCTCGGCTTCGGCCAAGCGAGCTTGCAACTTCCTCTTGGCTTCTTCCAATTCTTCGGAGCGGGCAACACCATCGGATTCGTACTTGCTGCGCCAGATTTGAGCTTCAGCGTTAGCCTTGCTGAGTTGACGTTGCAAATCGGCCTTGCCTTCAGCTTCTTCTTCTACTTGTTCACGGAGGTTATCCAAGTCGTGTTCCAAGTTGCGGAATTTGCCCAAAAGGGTAGCACGTTCACGGGCTTCTTCATCAGCCAAACGCTTGGTATCTTCCAATTGAGTGGTGAGGGAGATCTTGATCTTGGACAATTGGGAAACTTGGGATTCGGCTTCTTCCAATTGGCGCAAGAGGTCGGAGTTTTCAATGGAAAGCTTCTTCTTGGCGGCATCGAAGTCGTTGAGGGTTCTGTTGGTTTCATCCAATTTGGATTGGACTTCGTTGAGGGTGTGTTGCAATTGCTTGGCAATCTTTTCTTGGGCAGCCTATATTTCAAACGATTGATAATGGGATAATTTATTAGTAACGAATAGAAATATTTGGGACAATGTAATTTTGTATTTGGCAATTGTGTGTACTATGtacaattagttttttgttagcAAGGATTCTACATATTTTGGCAAGGATTAGTGCGGTAGTAAagtattttcacaaatattctaCATGTTAAAATCACAGGCCTTATACAAGACAAGTCCTTGAGATTCATTAGATTCAAAGCAGAGCTATCAGAGATTTGTTCAAGAATCCTTCGGATTCCCAAACTGACTCTCTCAAATCTACAATAATAATCAGCAAAATGTACAGCGGCGTTTTTATTTCGTTTCTAATTAAAGGAGTCAAATGTATGTATACCTTCTCGTTGGTAATGTGGTCAACACCAGCGCGGAGATCGTTCAATTGACCGTAGTATTCGTTCTTCTCCTTTTCAGCCCTAGATTGGTGATaaagtaagtttttgttttagttagaATGTGTTAAATGTGTGTGTAGGGAAATATTAATCAAAGTAAAACGTTGCTTCTTGAAAATCCATCTTGTAGCCGTCGGAAGAGAAAGACAGAAATGCCGCTtttcaaatcttttttaaattgaattaaaggaatttattatactttgtttgtgtgtgtgtgatttttGGGAGGTTTTGTACAAAGAAGGGTTTTTATTGTGTAATTTGTGCAATATGTGTGATGATCCTCGAAAGGATTCATTACCTTATCACGAGCAAGTTGATCGCAGGCAGAACGAGTTTGGTTCAACTCATTGTGGCAAGTCTGGCGATCGTGTTCAGCCCTGTTATTATAGggagaaattttaagaaaattttaatatttgtttttcaaaaaaacacttAAGACACGTTCAACACAGACAAACACGACTGGCAGTACAAACATTACTTTCCACAGCTACAACTTTGGAAGAAACAAACTGAAAAGAAAGATTTCAAGTGATTAGAATACTTACTTAGCCTTCAATTTGTTGAGTTGATCAACTTGTTCGGCCATTTCAGCGATAGCATCGTTGTGCTTCTTGCGCAAGTTAGCCAAGGTAGATTCGTGTTGAATGTTGGCTTCTTCCAAGTCACGACGCAATTTGCTGAGTTCGGCTTCACGCTTCTTGTTGAGTTCAATTTGGGCAGAAGTAGCACCACCGGCTTCTTCAAGACGTTCACCCAATTCCTCCAATTCGCGAGCCAAATCAGCACGTTGTTTCTCAGCCTTGGCGCGAGCTTGACGTTCGGCTTCGACTTCTTCTTCCAATTCTTCGATGCGGGCTTGCAATTCCTTGATTTGGCGTTGGTGCTTGCTAACAACAACTTGTTCATCTTCCAATTTGGCGGTGATGGAGGACAATTCCTTGTCCTTGCGTTGGATGGTTTGTTCCAATTCCTTCTTGTTGCGTTCCAAATCGGAGACGGCTTCTTGGGTAAGTTTCAAGTCACCTTCAACCTTGCGCTTGGATTTCTCAATATCACCACGCAATTTCTTCTCGCGTTCCAAGGAGTCTTCCAATTCATCCAAGGTTTGTTCCAACTTAGCCTTGACCTTGTTTAAGTGGTTGATCTTGTCTTCGGCAGCTTGGAGTTCTTCACCAGTCTTCTGGTTGCTTTCACCTTGCATCTTCTTCTCCTTGTTCAACTTGTTGATGAGTTCGTCTTGGTGGGCGATTTCATCGTTCAAGTTGCGGATTTGGTGGTCCTTGGTGGCCTTATCTTGTTCAGCCTTTTGGACGTTCAATTCCAAGTCTTCAATGTCCTTCTTGAGGCCAGAGATTTCTTGGTCAGCCTTCTTCTTCTGTTGGAACAATTGGTTGCGGGCATCTTCCTCTTGAGTCAAGCGCTCTTGGATGTCCTATATGTATATGGGGTAAATAATAAATGTCGTGTGTGAGTGATATGAATTGGCTAAGATCTATATTTAGcacaaatcaaaaacaaaattgccataaattttgttattgggAAATCAAAGCACATAATTAgtcattttttctattaaattatgATTCCGTTCGTTGAGTTTTTGATGACCATATTTGCTTCACTGATTTCCACAATTCATTGACAATCTTGATTTTTtgcttgttttaatttttttttttaggaaatttgaaAATACTTACGCGCAATTGGTTTTCGAGGTCGTTCTTTTGAGCTTGGAGTTTAGCGCATCTTTCTTGGTAATCTTGCAAGGCACCCTTTTCACCAGACAAGGAGTCCAACAAGGCAGTCTTTTCAGCTAACAACTTAGCATTAAGGGCTTCCAATTCCTTGCGTACCTTAACTTCGGCAGCATGAGCTTCTTCAGCCTTCTTAGCCTTCTCTTCAAGACGCTGTAAATCAGAATTAGAAGATTTATTAGTGGTTTCAGATGTTGCAGCTTGTGGTGTTGGCATTGCTGGTTCGGGTTCTTGTAAAGGAGCTGGTGTCGTTTCTGCAGCCACTGGTTCTTCGGGTTTAATTtcagttgctgctgctgctgctgcagctgcTGGAGTTTCCTCAGCACTGGCAGTATCTGATTTTGCTTCAGCTGGTGGTGTAGCTGAGCCAACTTCTTCagatttttcacttttttcagattttttcgattttttcacttttttatcttcagccatttttaatgaatattattttgagattattgaataaatttgttttaattttacttttgcaaaattttttttgaaattgtttggtttttgtatttaaaattttatttgaattaattatCGTTTAAATTTGCTGCAGCTATAGTTGCTTGTTGTTCGTTTAAATCGTTTAGATGAAGTATGAATTATGTGTTCGCTTTAGCCCAGGTAACTATTAGATCCGTTTAGCTACTGGTCAACAACTGGAATGCTTGCAATTGCAAAGTGCTCGATgaattttcaaattcaaaattcaaattaattttaattagcaaCGCCCAACAATTATATCAAATCATATTGAATAATGttaatatgtgtgtgtgttgagTACTTACTCACAATTTATGCA of the Lucilia cuprina isolate Lc7/37 chromosome 2, ASM2204524v1, whole genome shotgun sequence genome contains:
- the LOC111678371 gene encoding myosin heavy chain, muscle isoform X31; this encodes MPRPIASQEDEDPTPYLFVSLEQRRIDQSKPYDSKKNCWVPDEKEGYLLGEIKATKGDIVSVGLPGGETKDFKKDQLQQVNPPKYEKAEDMSNLTYLNDASVLHNLRQRYYHKLIYTYSGLFCVAINPYKRYPVYTNRCAKMYRGKRRNEVPPHIFAISDGAYVDMLTNHVNQSMLITGESGAGKTENTKKVIAYFATVGASTKKDESQKNKGSLEDQVVQTNPVLEAFGNAKTVRNDNSSRFGKFIRIHFGPTGKLAGADIETYLLEKARVISQQSLERSYHIFYQIMSGSVPGVKEYCLLSNNIYDYHIVSQGKVTVASIDDADEFSLTDQAFDILGFTKQEKEDVYKITAAVMHMGGMKFKQRGREEQAEQDGEEEGGRVAKLFGCDTAELYKNLLKPRIKVGNEFVTQGRNVQQVTNSIGALCKGVFDRLFKWLVKKCNETLDTKQKRQHFIGVLDIAGFEIFDYNGFEQLCINFTNEKLQQFFNHHMFVLEQEEYKREGIDWAFIDFGMDLLACIDLIEKPMGILSILEEESMFPKATDQTFAEKLTNTHLGKSAPFQKPKPPKPGQQAAHFAIGHYAGVVAYNITGWLEKNKDPLNDTVVDQFKKSQNKLLVEIFADHPGQSGGGEQAKGGRGKKGGGFATVSSAYKEQLNSLMTTLRSTQPHFVRCIIPNEMKQPGVVDAHLVMHQLTCNGVLEGIRICRKGFPNRMVYADFKQRYQIMCPTLLKGVDKPMKATEIIIKYIDLPSDQYRLGNTKVFFRAGVLGQMEEFRDERLGKIMSWMQAWARGYLSRKGFKKLQEQRVALKVVQRNLRKYLQLRTWPWYKLWQKVKPLLNVSRVEDEIARLEEKAKKAEEAHAAEVKVRKELEALNAKLLAEKTALLDSLSGEKGALQDYQERCAKLQAQKNDLENQLRDIQERLTQEEDARNQLFQQKKKADQEISGLKKDIEDLELNVQKAEQDKATKDHQIRNLNDEIAHQDELINKLNKEKKMQGESNQKTGEELQAAEDKINHLNKVKAKLEQTLDELEDSLEREKKLRGDIEKSKRKVEGDLKLTQEAVSDLERNKKELEQTIQRKDKELSSITAKLEDEQVVVSKHQRQIKELQARIEELEEEVEAERQARAKAEKQRADLARELEELGERLEEAGGATSAQIELNKKREAELSKLRRDLEEANIQHESTLANLRKKHNDAIAEMAEQVDQLNKLKAKAEKEKNEYYGQLNDLRAGVDHITNEKAAQEKIAKQLQHTLNEVQSKLDETNRTLNDFDAAKKKLSIENSDLLRQLEEAESQVSQLSKIKISLTTQLEDTKRLADEEARERATLLGKFRNLEHDLDNLREQVEEEAEGKADLQRQLSKANAEAQIWRSKYESDGVARSEELEEAKRKLQARLAEAEETIESLNQKCIGLEKTKQRLSTEVEDLQLEVDRANAIANAAEKKQKAFDKIIGEWKLKVDDLAAELDASQKECRNYSTELFRLKGAYEEGQEQLEAVRRENKNLADEVKDLLDQIGEGGRNIHEIEKARKRLEAEKDELQAALEEAEAALEQEENKVLRAQLELSQVRQEIDRRIQEKEEEFENTRKNHQRALDSMQASLEAEAKGKAEALRMKKKLEADINELEIALDHANKANAEAQKNIKRYQQQLKDIQTALEEEQRARDDAREQLGISERRANALQNELEESRTLLEQADRGRRQAEQELADAHEQLNEVSAQNASISAAKRKLESELQTLHSDLDELLNEAKNSEEKAKKAMVDAARLADELRAEQDHAQTQEKLRKALEQQIKELQVRLDEAEANALKGGKKAIQKLEQRVRELENELDGEQRRHADAQKNLRKSERRVKELSFQSEEDRKNHERMQDLVDKLQQKIKTYKRQIEEAEEIAALNLAKFRKAQQELEEAEERADLAEQAISKFRAKGRAGSVGRGASPAPAASKGGRKSVLDQ